In Deinococcus aestuarii, a single genomic region encodes these proteins:
- a CDS encoding NAD-dependent epimerase/dehydratase family protein, whose product MRVVVIGATGHIGTFLVPRLVALGCEVITVSRGQREPYHNLGDWKAVRQVSLDRDAAETAGEFGREILALRPDAVVDLICFTPESNRQLVDALRGRVQHFLHCGTIWVHGHSVEVPTPESAPRRPFGEYGIQKAAIERDLLFEARQRGFPATVLHPGHIVGVGWVPLNPAGHFNPAVFGTLARGEGLALPNFGLETVHHVHADDVAQGFERALTSWRAAVGEAFHLVSPAAVTLRGYAEAVAGWFGQEARLSFLPFETWREGVAEEDARATWEHIARSPNCSIEKARRELGYAPRYTSLQAVRESVDALVRQGVVTMS is encoded by the coding sequence ATGCGAGTCGTCGTGATCGGCGCCACCGGGCACATCGGCACCTTCCTGGTGCCGCGCTTGGTCGCTCTCGGCTGCGAGGTGATCACAGTGAGCCGTGGACAGCGCGAGCCCTACCATAACCTGGGGGACTGGAAGGCCGTGCGGCAGGTCAGCCTCGACCGGGACGCCGCCGAGACAGCGGGCGAGTTCGGGCGCGAAATCCTGGCCCTGAGGCCCGACGCTGTTGTCGACCTGATCTGCTTCACCCCGGAGAGCAACCGCCAGCTCGTGGACGCGCTGCGCGGGCGTGTGCAGCACTTCCTGCACTGCGGAACCATCTGGGTGCACGGGCACAGCGTCGAGGTCCCCACACCGGAATCGGCGCCCCGCCGCCCCTTCGGCGAGTACGGCATCCAGAAGGCGGCCATCGAGCGTGACCTGCTCTTCGAGGCCCGGCAGCGGGGCTTTCCCGCGACCGTGCTGCACCCGGGGCACATCGTCGGGGTCGGCTGGGTGCCCCTCAACCCGGCCGGGCACTTCAATCCGGCGGTCTTCGGTACTCTGGCGCGCGGTGAAGGGCTGGCACTGCCCAACTTCGGGTTGGAGACGGTGCACCACGTGCACGCCGACGACGTGGCCCAGGGCTTCGAGCGGGCGTTGACCTCCTGGCGCGCGGCGGTGGGGGAAGCTTTTCACCTGGTCTCCCCCGCCGCCGTGACGCTGCGCGGTTACGCCGAGGCGGTGGCGGGGTGGTTCGGTCAAGAGGCGCGCCTGAGCTTCCTGCCCTTCGAGACGTGGCGCGAGGGGGTGGCGGAGGAGGACGCCCGGGCGACCTGGGAGCACATCGCGCGTAGCCCGAATTGCAGCATCGAGAAGGCGCGCCGCGAATTGGGCTACGCACCCAGGTACACCTCGTTGCAGGCGGTGCGCGAGTCCGTGGACGCCCTGGTCCGGCAGGGCGTCGTCACGATGAGCTGA
- a CDS encoding aldo/keto reductase: MDYRHLGRTGLRVSPLCPGTMNFGPETSEPDSFRIMDRALDLGVNFLDTANVYGRKQGEGVTEQIIGRWLERNPGQRDRIVLATKVYGRTGEGPNDQKLSAYHIRRACEDSLRRLKTDRIDLYQMHHIDRAAPWEEVWQAMEWLVGQGMVLYVGSSNFAGWNIAQANCLAAQRHFLGLVSEQSLYNLSARTVELEVIPACQAFGLGLIPWSPLGGGLLGGVLQKAEGGRRASERMQGQIERYCPQLERYEALCRDLGEQPADVALAWLLHNPVVTAPIIGPRTLEQLEGNLRALNVKLSEETLRELDAIWPGPGGQAPEAYAW, translated from the coding sequence ATGGACTACCGTCACCTCGGACGCACCGGCCTCAGGGTCAGCCCCCTGTGCCCCGGCACCATGAACTTCGGTCCCGAGACCAGCGAGCCTGACAGCTTCCGCATCATGGACCGGGCCCTCGACCTCGGCGTGAACTTCCTCGACACCGCCAACGTCTACGGCCGGAAACAGGGCGAGGGCGTCACCGAGCAGATCATCGGCCGCTGGCTGGAGCGAAACCCCGGCCAGCGTGACCGGATCGTTCTCGCCACCAAGGTCTACGGCAGGACGGGCGAGGGCCCCAACGACCAGAAGCTCTCCGCCTACCACATCCGCCGGGCCTGCGAGGACAGCCTGCGGCGCTTGAAGACCGACCGCATCGACCTCTACCAGATGCACCACATCGACCGCGCGGCTCCCTGGGAGGAGGTCTGGCAGGCGATGGAGTGGTTGGTGGGGCAGGGCATGGTCCTGTACGTGGGTTCCTCGAACTTCGCGGGCTGGAACATCGCGCAGGCTAACTGCCTCGCGGCGCAGCGGCACTTTCTGGGCCTGGTGTCCGAACAGAGCCTGTACAACCTCAGCGCCCGGACGGTCGAGCTGGAAGTGATCCCGGCCTGCCAGGCCTTCGGGCTGGGCCTGATTCCCTGGAGTCCCCTTGGCGGCGGTCTCCTGGGCGGCGTGTTGCAGAAGGCAGAGGGGGGCCGCCGGGCGAGCGAGCGGATGCAGGGGCAGATCGAGAGGTACTGCCCACAGTTGGAGCGGTACGAGGCGCTGTGCCGGGACCTGGGCGAACAGCCGGCGGACGTGGCCCTCGCGTGGCTGCTGCACAACCCGGTGGTGACGGCCCCGATCATCGGCCCGCGGACGCTGGAGCAACTGGAGGGGAACCTGCGGGCCCTGAACGTCAAGCTCTCCGAGGAGACCTTGAGGGAACTCGACGCCATCTGGCCGGGACCGGGTGGGCAGGCGCCCGAGGCGTACGCGTGGTGA